The nucleotide sequence NNNNNNNNNNNNNNNNNNNNNNNNNNNNNNNNNNNNNNNNNNNNNNNNNNNNNNNNNNNNNNNNNNNNNNNNNNAATAACTATGATTTATATAATTTTGCTGCGATTAATACTGTTTCAAATGGTGGACAGGTTTATGTATTGGATGAAGATAAAATGCCTGATAGTGAAGATGTTGTAGCTATATATAGATTTTAAAAACATACTTGAGTAGAAATGTAAGTAAGTTATCAGTTATTAGTTTACAGTTTTTTGTTTAAATAAAATATTTTAAAATAACCATGATATTGTCATATGAAAATTCATTTCATTTTATAAATATATAATTATAAAGATGTTGAAGTTTACAATTCAAGCAGCGGGTAAATCAATGCCTGCTGCTTGTTAATATTTAATGAGACAGAACTAACTATTTTACTTCTTCCTCACACTCTAATCCTCTACCGCCGAGGGGAAAGGGATATTTTCAAAATATATTTTTTAGTATTTTGTATTTGAATTGTTACTGAAAATTGTAAACCAATAACAAAAAACGTATTTATCTTTAACTGTAAACCGGCGACTAAAAACTGAAAACTTGTTTTCTATAGACACCAATCCTTTCAAGTGATAAAATACCCTCAGTATTCAAATAAATATATATTGGTGGTTTCTTATGCGCATTAGCATTCAATCATTAGGATGCCCAAAAAATTTTGTCGATAGCGAAGTTATCTGTGGTTATCTGTTAAAGGAAAATTTCACTCTTACCAACCAGGTCGAAAATTCAGATGCAGTGATAATAAATACCTGTAGTTTTATCCAACCCGCTGTAGAGGAATCATTAGATACTATTATGCAGGCAGCTGAGTTAAAAAAAGAAGGTAAATTAAAGTATATTATAGTTACAGGTTGTCTGCCCCAAAGATATGAAAAATCTGAACTTATTGAAACTCTTCCTGAGGTTGATGTCTTTATCGGAGTAGATGAGATTAGCAGGGTAGGTGATATAGTTAAAAATCTTGTTAGGAATAGAGTTCTTTATGAAGTAAATAAACAGCCATGTAATATTTATAATGAAAAATCACCACGCTTTCTGCTGTCCCCAAAACATTATGCTTACCTGAAAATAGCTGAGGGCTGTAATAATGGCTGCACATACTGTTTAATACCACGCATAAAAGGGCGATATAGGAGCCGCACTGTTGAGTCGATAATTTCTGAAACAAAGAATTTAATTGATTGCTATCCCCTGAAGGAGATAATATTAATTGCCGAGGATACAACTTTTTACGGAATGGATAAATATGGTAAATATATGTTGTCTTATCTATTGCAGGAGATGGCAAAATTGCTCCAGAAAAAAGATATTAAAATAAGATTGCTTTACACTCATCCTGCACATTATGATGATAGATTAATTGAAATTGTATCAAAAAACCCTGTAATATGTCCCTATCTCGATATACCACTACAGCATATCAGTGATAATATTTTAAAAAGAATGAACCGTAAAATTTCCAAAATTGATATTCTCAAGCTCATTGAAAAATTAAGAGATAAAATTCCTGATTTAGTAATCAGGACAACTTTGATTGTTGGTTTCCCTGGTGAAACAGAAGAGGATTTTCAGCAGTTATACGATTTTATAGAAAAATATCATTTTGAAAGAGTTGGTACTTTTTCTTATCATAATGAGGAAGAGTGTGCTGCCAATAAATTATCAGGACATATTTCAAAAAAAATTAAAAAATTACGATTAGAAAAATTAATGAGCTTACAACAAAAAATATCCTTAGAATTAAATTCCTCTAAGATAGGTAAGGAAAAGCGAGTATTAATTGATGAGGTATCACAGGAGAATGACAAAGTATTAATAGGTCGTTCCTGCAGTGAAGCACCTGAAATTGATGGCCATATTAATGTATCTGGTGGAAATTATTCAGATATTGGTAAATGGATAGATGTAAAAATTACCAAAGCTTATCCCTATAATTTAGATAGTGAAAAGATTTGCAAATAATCATCAATAATCTGTATAATTGAGTATTGCTAATTATGTTAAAAGAAAAGAAAGGATTTGTACATTGATAAAAGATAGACAAAATAAACTTTGGCAGGAAATCAATAGAACCAGAAATGATATATCTGCTTTTCTGATTACGAATCCAAAAAATATTTATTATATATCCGGATTTACCGGTGAAGGTATACTTATATCTTCACCTGACAAGAATTTTCTAATTACTGACAGCCGTTATACAGAACAGGCAAATGAGCAGGTATCTAATTGCCAAATCATCATTCAGGATATGTTAAAGACTGATGCACAAACAGAGATGCTTTGCAATGTAATTGGAGAACTAAAAATTAATGGACTCGGTTTTGAAGCTGAATCGCTTTCTGTTGATAAATATCTGAAATATCAATCCCGTTTACCTCACTTAAAACTTTATCCCCTCCATGCTGTAATTGAAAAATTACGTATTATAAAAGATGATTATGAAATTGAGCTGTTAAAAAAATCTGCTCATATTGCAACAAGTTCTTTCCTAAATACCATCTCTTTAATAAAGCATGGTATTTCTGAACTTACTATCGCAGCTCAACTGAATTATAATATGCAAAAAAATGGTGCTAAAAAAGAAGCATTTGATATAATAGTTACTTCGGGTGAGAGGGGATTACTTATACATGGAGAACCTTCAGTCAAAAGAATAACAAAAGAAGAATTAATTATTATAGATTTTGGTTGTATTTTTAAAATGTATAATTCGGATTGCACCCGCTCTCTTTTATTAGGAGAACCAAACAGTGAACAGAAAAAGATATTTGAGATAATTAAGAATGTTCAAATTGCCACATTACAGCAGGTAAGAGCTGGTAAAAGTTGTTACGAATTGGATGATTTTGCAAGAAAAAATATTAGCAAAAGCGGTTATGGTGACTATTTTCTGCATTCATTGGGTCACGGGATTGGGCTTGATGTGCACGAACTTCCCCGACTGAGTCAAAATGACCAAAACATTCTGCAACCGGGTATGGTTGTAACGATTGAACCGGGAATTTACGTACCGGGCATTGGTGGAGTTCGCATAGAAGATACTGTAATAGTAACCGAAAATGGTTGTGAAGTAATTACATTATTACCAAAAGAATTATCTGTATATAATTACCAGGATAATGATATTGATGATATTGTCATTTAAAAATATTTTTATGATTTATTCATTGACAAAATAATAACATAATTATGATTTGGTGTAATAAAAGGAGGAATTGAATTGAACTTAAATAAAACCGATGAGGAAATATACCAGCTTATTCAAAAAGAAGAAAAAAGACAGAAAAGTACAATAGAGCTTATTGCATCTGAAAATTTTGTAAGTGACGCTGTTTTGGAAGCACAAGGCTCTGTTTTAACAAATAAATATGCTGAAGGTTACCCTGGGAATAAATATTACGGTGGATGCCAATTTATAGATGAAGTAGAAAAACTTGCAATAAAACGGGCAGAAAAGCTTTTTTCAGCTGAACATGCCAATGTCCAACCACATTCCGGATCTCAGGCAAATATGGCAGTTTATTTCAGCGTATTAAAGCCAGGAGATACCATTTTATCAATGAATTTAGCACATGGTGGGCATTTAACTCATGGCAGTCCGGTTAATTTTTCTGGAAAACTTTACAATATTATTCCTTATGGGGTAGACAAAGAAACAGGGCGGATTGATTATAATCAGGTTCGGGATTTGGCCTTAGCAAATAACCCAAAAATGATTGTAGCAGGAGCAAGTGCTTATCCAAGAGAAATTGAATTTGATAAATTTAGAGAGGTTGCTGATGAAGTTGGTGCTTACCTGATTGCAGATATTGCTCATATTGCCGGGTTAGTAGTTACAGGTGAACATATCAGCCCAATTCCTTATTGCCATTTTGTCACTACTACAACTCATAAGACTTTACGTGGTCCCAGAGGTGGTCTAATTCTTTGTCAGGAAGATCTTGCTAAACAGGTAGATAAAAGTATTTTTCCTGGTATTCAGGGTGGTCCATTAATGCATGTGATTGCTGCCAAGGCTGTATGTTTTAAAGAAGCTATGCAAGACGATTTTAAATCATATCAAAAACAAATAAAGAAAAATGCCATTACACTGGCTCAAAAAATGATGGAAATGGATTATAAATTAGTGTCTGACGGTACTGATAATCATCTTATGCTAATTGATTTAAGAAACAAGGGAATAACCGGAAAACAGGCAGAGAAGGCTCTGGAAAACTCAGGTATCACTGTAAATAAGAACTCTGTACCTTTTGATACACAGCCACCTATGGTTACCAGTGGAATTCGAATTGGAACCCCTGCAATGACTACCAGAGGCATGAAAGAAGAAGAAATGATAATTATTGCAGAATTGATTGACCGTGTTCTGAGCAATATAAATGATGAAACTACTAAAAATAAAGTATCAGAAGAAGTAAAACAGTTATGTAAAAAATTTGTCAACTAAATAAATATATTTATAGTATATTTATTAAAAGACAGAATATTTCTGAATAAATAAAAAAAATAACAACTAATAAAAAAATGAATTTGTAAAATATATTTATTTTACAATCGAAGGAGGAATTATATTGATTTCTACAAGTGATTTCAAGAATGGAATAAGTATAGAAATTGATGGGGACATATATACTATTATCGAATTCCAACATGTAAAGCCGGGTAAAGGCGGTGCATTTGTAAGGACAAAATTAAAAAATTTACAAACGGGAGCTGTTCTTGACAAAACATTCCGTGCCGGTGAAAAATTCGAACAGGCAATAATCGATCGTAAAGATATGCAATATATTTATAATGATGGACACAATTATTATTTTATGGATAAAGATAGCTATGAGCAGATTCCTATAGTCGCTGAACAAATAGGTGATGCTACAGATTTGTTAAAGGAAGGAAATGAGGCACAAGTCACTTTTTGGCAAAATAAAGTTATGGGTATTGAACTTCCTGGAAGTATAGCATTAGAAGTTATTAAAACTATTCCCGGGGCTAAAGGCAATACTGTTTCCGGGGCATTAAAACCTGCAACTCTTGAAACAGGTGCTGAAGTGCAGGTTCCCCTTTTTATTAAAGAAGGTGATATTATAAAAGTTAACACCAAGGACAAAAAATACCAGGAAAGGGTTCAGTAAGATTTTATGGAATATGTGACCATAAATAACGAAAAAGGTAATATTAATGTTTCAAGATCAGCCATCGAAACACTTTCGCAGCTTATTTTGCTAGAGACAAAAAGGATTATCAAGCCCAAAGATACTACTTTAAATCAATTTTACAAAAAATATTATAAGAAAAACCCTGATGAAAGCGCTGGAATTGTTCAAGATATCAAGATTGAAATTAAACCCAAAATTGTGATAATAAACCTTTTTTTAGTAATTAATTATGGTATTAGAATACCCGATTTAACCTGGGAGATTCAGGCAAAAATAAAAGAGAAATTTAAAGAAATAACAGGTTTAGAAGTTAATATAATTAACATTCATATAAATGGTATTCATGATACTGGAAAATTTGGAAATAAAGATAAATTAGCAATTCCTGAAATGTTCGTAAAAATATTCTAAAAAGAAAAAATTATTTTAGTTAGAGAAATAAATTGGGGAGAACATGGGAAACAGAAGAATTTCAAGAGAAATAGCATTAAAAATACTTTTCCAAATAGATTTAGTTCATTGTAATGTTGATGAAGCTAGCAGCTATGCATTTCAAATAGATGAAGTTATGCAGTTTAATAATCCAGATTTAGTAATCGAATTTTCTCTACAATTAGTAAAAGGAGTTCTCAGTAATCTTGATAATATAGATCCTTTAATAAAAAAACATGCTAACCATTGGTCTTTAGAAAGAATGGCAAACATTGATAGAAATATTTTGAGAATAGCTATATACGAAATTGTTTTTATTGAAAATATACCAAAAAGTGTATCTATAAATGAAGCAGTTGAATTAGCAAAAAAATATAGCACAGAGAGTTCTTTTGGATTTGTTAATGGAGTTCTTGGAAAGATTGACAAGAACTGCCTGAAATATTGATAGTTTTTAGAATATTAAATAATTCAGACCAGGTATTATATGTCTTCAAACCAATTTAATAATAAAAAAGTGTATTCTGTCTCTAATATAACCAGTCATATACAACAACTGTTTAAATCAGATCCTCTTTTACAAAATGTAACAATTGTTGGTGAATTAAGTAATTTTAAATATCATTCTTCAGGGCATATGTATTTTGTTCTGAAAGATGATAAAAGCCAGATAAAATGCGTTATGTTTAGAGGAAGCAACCTTGGTTTGAGCTTTAATCCATGTGATGGCATGGGAGTTAGGGCAACGGGTGATATTAGGGTCTATGAAAAAAGAGGAGAATATCAGTTTTATGTAATGCAAATGGTTGAAGTGGGCAAAGGAGCATTATTTGCTGCATTTGAGCAGTTAAAATTAAAATTGAAAGCTGAAGGATTGTTCAGACAGGATATAAAAAAAACTTTACCAAAAATTCCCAGAAAGATAGCTGTAATAACTTCCCCCACAGGAGCAGCAATAAGAGATATTATATCTGTTACACTGAGAAGGTTTCCGAATATACATATAATAGTGGTACCCGCTCAGGTTCAGGGAAATGAAGCTGCATCCCAAATATCTGACAATATAAAGTTTCTGAATAAGGTACTTCCAAACCTCGATTTTATTATAATAGGTAGAGGAGGGGGATCAATAGAAGAATTATGGGCATTTAATGAAGAGATACTTGCAAGAGAAATATACCATTCTACAATACCCATAGTATCGGCTGTGGGGCATGAAACTGATTTTACAATTTCTGATTTTGTAGCAGATCTTAGAGCACCCACTCCGTCCGGAGCTGCCGAAATGACAATTCCTGATATGGAAAGTCTGGTAATGAATGTTAGTTTAGTAAGAAGTAAACTTAATCGCATGGTAAAGTATATATTGGAATTAAAAGAGCAAAAATATTTTACTGTTTTTGAAAGCTTGAGATATCAAAACCCAAAAAGTAAAATAATGCAACATACCCAGACATTAGATGATTTAATTACACGATTAAATCTAAATATGAAACATATTATTAATATTAACGAAAATATATTAAATAAATATAGAGAAAAAATTATTACCCTAAGCCCCAAAGGTGTATTGAAAAGGGGTTACAGCATTTGTTTTAAAATCCCTGAAAGAACCATTATAAAAAAGACAAAACAGATTAAAAAAAATGACAATATAGATGTTATGGTTAGTGATGGTATTATTTCTGCAAATGTTACAGAAAGGAGGAGTGTAAATGAGTGAAAAGAAGAAAAAAGATAATGAAATATCTTTTGAAGATTCTCTCAAAAAATTGGAAGAAATAGTTGAAGAGTTGGAGAAAGGTGAATTAAGCCTGGATGAAGCCTTAAAGTTATACGAGGAAGGAATGGAATTTTCTGATAAATGCATGGCAAGATTAAATGAGTCCAAGCAAAAAGTCGAAAAATTAACCAGAGAAGAGA is from Atribacterota bacterium and encodes:
- the rimO gene encoding 30S ribosomal protein S12 methylthiotransferase RimO, giving the protein MRISIQSLGCPKNFVDSEVICGYLLKENFTLTNQVENSDAVIINTCSFIQPAVEESLDTIMQAAELKKEGKLKYIIVTGCLPQRYEKSELIETLPEVDVFIGVDEISRVGDIVKNLVRNRVLYEVNKQPCNIYNEKSPRFLLSPKHYAYLKIAEGCNNGCTYCLIPRIKGRYRSRTVESIISETKNLIDCYPLKEIILIAEDTTFYGMDKYGKYMLSYLLQEMAKLLQKKDIKIRLLYTHPAHYDDRLIEIVSKNPVICPYLDIPLQHISDNILKRMNRKISKIDILKLIEKLRDKIPDLVIRTTLIVGFPGETEEDFQQLYDFIEKYHFERVGTFSYHNEEECAANKLSGHISKKIKKLRLEKLMSLQQKISLELNSSKIGKEKRVLIDEVSQENDKVLIGRSCSEAPEIDGHINVSGGNYSDIGKWIDVKITKAYPYNLDSEKICK
- a CDS encoding Xaa-Pro peptidase family protein → MIKDRQNKLWQEINRTRNDISAFLITNPKNIYYISGFTGEGILISSPDKNFLITDSRYTEQANEQVSNCQIIIQDMLKTDAQTEMLCNVIGELKINGLGFEAESLSVDKYLKYQSRLPHLKLYPLHAVIEKLRIIKDDYEIELLKKSAHIATSSFLNTISLIKHGISELTIAAQLNYNMQKNGAKKEAFDIIVTSGERGLLIHGEPSVKRITKEELIIIDFGCIFKMYNSDCTRSLLLGEPNSEQKKIFEIIKNVQIATLQQVRAGKSCYELDDFARKNISKSGYGDYFLHSLGHGIGLDVHELPRLSQNDQNILQPGMVVTIEPGIYVPGIGGVRIEDTVIVTENGCEVITLLPKELSVYNYQDNDIDDIVI
- a CDS encoding serine hydroxymethyltransferase; translation: MELNLNKTDEEIYQLIQKEEKRQKSTIELIASENFVSDAVLEAQGSVLTNKYAEGYPGNKYYGGCQFIDEVEKLAIKRAEKLFSAEHANVQPHSGSQANMAVYFSVLKPGDTILSMNLAHGGHLTHGSPVNFSGKLYNIIPYGVDKETGRIDYNQVRDLALANNPKMIVAGASAYPREIEFDKFREVADEVGAYLIADIAHIAGLVVTGEHISPIPYCHFVTTTTHKTLRGPRGGLILCQEDLAKQVDKSIFPGIQGGPLMHVIAAKAVCFKEAMQDDFKSYQKQIKKNAITLAQKMMEMDYKLVSDGTDNHLMLIDLRNKGITGKQAEKALENSGITVNKNSVPFDTQPPMVTSGIRIGTPAMTTRGMKEEEMIIIAELIDRVLSNINDETTKNKVSEEVKQLCKKFVN
- the efp gene encoding elongation factor P, encoding MISTSDFKNGISIEIDGDIYTIIEFQHVKPGKGGAFVRTKLKNLQTGAVLDKTFRAGEKFEQAIIDRKDMQYIYNDGHNYYFMDKDSYEQIPIVAEQIGDATDLLKEGNEAQVTFWQNKVMGIELPGSIALEVIKTIPGAKGNTVSGALKPATLETGAEVQVPLFIKEGDIIKVNTKDKKYQERVQ
- a CDS encoding Asp23/Gls24 family envelope stress response protein, encoding MEYVTINNEKGNINVSRSAIETLSQLILLETKRIIKPKDTTLNQFYKKYYKKNPDESAGIVQDIKIEIKPKIVIINLFLVINYGIRIPDLTWEIQAKIKEKFKEITGLEVNIINIHINGIHDTGKFGNKDKLAIPEMFVKIF
- the nusB gene encoding transcription antitermination factor NusB, translated to MGNRRISREIALKILFQIDLVHCNVDEASSYAFQIDEVMQFNNPDLVIEFSLQLVKGVLSNLDNIDPLIKKHANHWSLERMANIDRNILRIAIYEIVFIENIPKSVSINEAVELAKKYSTESSFGFVNGVLGKIDKNCLKY
- the xseA gene encoding exodeoxyribonuclease VII large subunit, producing the protein MSSNQFNNKKVYSVSNITSHIQQLFKSDPLLQNVTIVGELSNFKYHSSGHMYFVLKDDKSQIKCVMFRGSNLGLSFNPCDGMGVRATGDIRVYEKRGEYQFYVMQMVEVGKGALFAAFEQLKLKLKAEGLFRQDIKKTLPKIPRKIAVITSPTGAAIRDIISVTLRRFPNIHIIVVPAQVQGNEAASQISDNIKFLNKVLPNLDFIIIGRGGGSIEELWAFNEEILAREIYHSTIPIVSAVGHETDFTISDFVADLRAPTPSGAAEMTIPDMESLVMNVSLVRSKLNRMVKYILELKEQKYFTVFESLRYQNPKSKIMQHTQTLDDLITRLNLNMKHIININENILNKYREKIITLSPKGVLKRGYSICFKIPERTIIKKTKQIKKNDNIDVMVSDGIISANVTERRSVNE
- a CDS encoding exodeoxyribonuclease VII small subunit; this encodes MSEKKKKDNEISFEDSLKKLEEIVEELEKGELSLDEALKLYEEGMEFSDKCMARLNESKQKVEKLTREENNKYKTEPFSLQNKDEDVNF